The Bacillus horti sequence ATTAAGCGGCTCTTTAACCTTGTCCATAATGATATAGCCAATATCTCCATCAAAATGTTCGTTTTGAACATATTCCTGGACGTATCGTTTCTCTACTATCCAATTCCAATTTGGTCTATCTGCCTGTTTTCGTTTTAGCATTAGCTACCTCACATAAATTTCCGGAATAGAAAGAGGAGCAATGGCTCACTCCTCCTTCTTCTTCCGCTCTATAATCCTATTCCAATTCCCATTGGGTCTACTAAGTATGCTAAATAATACTCATCAAATTCCATCTTTTCTCTTGCTACTTGAGCCCCTAGTGCGACTGATTTGCTAATCGTGCTATCAATACTGTCAACCTCAATCTGAATCCTCGTTCCATGTGGGAAATCGCTTGGTCCCTTTGAGATTCCACCATTAATTCCAATTTGGGAATGCCCTTCCTGATGGCCAGTTGTTACCGGATAATATCCTGTTATGTATGAAACAAACTACGGTAAATGCCTCTCAAAGAAAGTCCATGAAGCTACTCGCATCAAAATTGGGACTAGGATACCCAGTTTGATAATAATGGGCACTTCAGGAATGAGTAACATGACTATAAAAGCAATTGAAGCAAAAATGGCTGTTAGATTACCTTGAATTCCATTAATCGGCCAGCTTAGAAAAGCACTTATTAAGCCTTTAATTTCCTGTGAAAAACAACGATCATGATACGTTGCAATTAAGAAAAAGAAACTTGACGTTACAAGCTCTTCCTTTGATCTAATGGGTACCCTACATTTTTCACAAAAAATAAACTTTGTATGACTCATAAAAGACTAAACCCTCTCTGGAAAAGATTATGTTTAGTAAAGAAAAATTTCTTTAATTAGTAGCGTAATTAATCTAAATAAAAATTTTATTCAAGATGCCTCTCATAAATAACCCACGATGACAGCCTAATGAGAATTGGTAAGGTTAATAGTGCACTGTAATACCAAGATACATCGTTTATAAACAATGAGACCACAACTATAAGTACAATTAAAACAGTTCCTACATTACCTTGTATTCCATTTATCGGCCAGCTAATAAAAACACTATATAAGCTTTTCATTTCTCTAGAGAAGCACCGTTCGTGATAAGGAACA is a genomic window containing:
- a CDS encoding VOC family protein, producing the protein MTGYYPVTTGHQEGHSQIGINGGISKGPSDFPHGTRIQIEVDSIDSTISKSVALGAQVAREKMEFDEYYLAYLVDPMGIGIGL